The Coffea arabica cultivar ET-39 chromosome 1e, Coffea Arabica ET-39 HiFi, whole genome shotgun sequence genome has a window encoding:
- the LOC113718597 gene encoding uncharacterized protein: MGNAIPNRLPEAAAKVILPDGTIQYYDKPLTVAELMLEYPQQVVIEYHHQQQQHMIMKKPALLPADKKLEMNKVYLMLPMRRGKPAAAILSSQEARLLLLKANSILKSNSFISSTTGFLPLFARICAAGSGSELHDLQCSPPEGKKKPILSSGMDHRHHPNNNDNANNSCGRQTEEVANCKPDYFGDVLMDGRPVFLSRQMSGKGGWKPSLDTITEKTVQTKLRHWLF; this comes from the coding sequence atGGGGAATGCAATTCCAAACCGGCTTCCAGAAGCCGCCGCAAAAGTTATTCTACCCGATGGCACCATTCAGTACTATGACAAACCTTTGACGGTTGCAGAGCTGATGTTGGAGTATCCTCAACAAGTGGTGATCGAGTACCACCACCAGCAGCAGCAGCACATGATAATGAAGAAGCCTGCTCTGTTGCCAGCTGATAAAAAGCTGGAGATGAATAAGGTTTATCTCATGCTTCCCATGAGGAGAGGCAAACCTGCTGCTGCAATATTGTCATCCCAAGAAGCTCGCCTGCTTCTCCTCAAAGCCAACTCTATTCTGAAATCCAACTCCTTCATATCTTCTACAACTGGGTTTCTTCCGTTGTTTGCCAGGATCTGCGCAGCAGGCTCCGGATCAGAGCTGCATGATCTTCAGTGTTCACCACCGGAGGGGAAAAAGAAGCCAATACTATCATCAGGTATGGATCATCGTCATCATcctaataataatgataatgcTAATAATAGTTGCGGCAGGCAAACAGAGGAGGTGGCAAACTGCAAACCAGACTACTTCGGTGATGTATTAATGGATGGAAGACCAGTGTTTCTGAGCAGGCAAATGTCAGGAAAAGGAGGATGGAAGCCCAGTTTAGACACCATCACGGAGAAGACCGTCCAGACAAAGCTTCGCCATTGGTTGTTTTAA